The following proteins are co-located in the Oceanimonas sp. GK1 genome:
- the ectA gene encoding diaminobutyrate acetyltransferase — translation MDTTVDLQLVLRHPNATDGRNVNLLIDRCKPLDTNSTYCNLLQCSHFADTCMLAEDEDDGTLLGFISAYRKPTEPDTLFVWQVAIDKRARGEGLARRLLDNLLDAEACQGVRRIETTITPDNAASWGLFESVARDRGASQGARHVLFDQERHFGGDSKSEILYRIPLA, via the coding sequence ATGGATACCACCGTTGACCTACAACTTGTGTTGCGACATCCCAATGCCACGGACGGTCGTAACGTCAATCTGCTGATTGACCGTTGCAAACCCCTGGATACCAATTCCACCTATTGCAACCTGCTGCAGTGCTCGCACTTTGCCGACACCTGCATGCTGGCCGAAGACGAAGACGACGGCACCCTGCTGGGGTTTATCTCTGCCTACCGCAAGCCCACCGAGCCGGACACCCTGTTCGTGTGGCAGGTAGCCATAGATAAACGCGCCCGCGGAGAGGGGCTGGCCCGTCGCCTGCTCGACAACCTGCTCGACGCCGAGGCCTGCCAGGGCGTGCGCCGTATTGAAACCACCATCACGCCCGACAATGCCGCGTCCTGGGGGCTGTTTGAAAGCGTGGCCCGGGATCGGGGCGCCAGTCAGGGCGCACGCCATGTGCTGTTCGACCAGGAGCGTCACTTCGGCGGCGACAGCAAAAGCGAGATCCTCTATCGCATTCCGCTCGCCTGA
- a CDS encoding ectoine synthase, whose protein sequence is MIVRTLADCEKTERRVESETGTWDSTRMLLKDDKMGFSFHITTIYANTETHIHYQNHLESVYCMSGNGEIEDLATGKIYPIEAGTLYILDQHDEHLLRGGSEDMKMACVFNPPLTGKEVHDADGVYPLETEAAEG, encoded by the coding sequence ATGATAGTACGTACCCTTGCCGACTGTGAGAAAACCGAACGCCGCGTCGAGTCCGAAACCGGCACCTGGGACAGCACCCGCATGCTGCTCAAAGACGACAAGATGGGCTTTTCGTTTCACATCACCACCATCTATGCCAACACCGAGACCCACATCCACTACCAGAATCACCTGGAGTCGGTGTACTGCATGAGCGGTAACGGCGAAATTGAAGACCTGGCCACCGGCAAGATTTATCCCATTGAAGCGGGCACCCTCTATATTCTCGACCAGCATGACGAGCATCTGCTGCGTGGCGGCAGTGAGGACATGAAGATGGCCTGTGTGTTCAACCCGCCGCTCACCGGCAAGGAAGTGCACGACGCCGACGGCGTCTACCCGCTGGAAACGGAAGCAGCGGAAGGCTGA
- the ectB gene encoding diaminobutyrate--2-oxoglutarate transaminase, with translation MSIFDVMESSVQTYARSFPVIFDQARGVWLHDSSGKRYLDFLAGAGTLNYGHNHPALKEALIEYIQRDGIAHGLDMHTDAKAQFLSALQSIILKPRGLDHVAQFTGPTGTNAVEAAMKLARKVTGRENIVAFTNGFHGVSLGALAATGNQHHRGGAGTVLANVTRLPYDGYAGTGEDSLVLFEAMLNDNSSGLDKPAAVLFEVVQGEGGLNAASVTWLQRLEKICRKHDILLIADDIQAGCGRTGTFFSFEPAGIKPDIITLSKSLSGMGLPFALVLLRPDLDQWEPGEHNGTFRGNNHAFITARKALETFWQDDDFAAGVRAKGELVTRRLQTLVDKYPQLFERVKGRGLMQGIACVNGDIADDITSRAFERGLVIETAGPDDEVVKCLCPLIITEAELTQGLDWLEQAIVEVAAKRLKKAS, from the coding sequence ATGAGTATTTTTGACGTAATGGAATCCAGTGTACAAACCTATGCCCGCTCGTTTCCGGTGATTTTTGACCAGGCCCGCGGCGTATGGCTGCACGACAGCAGCGGCAAGCGTTACCTGGACTTTCTGGCCGGTGCCGGCACCCTCAACTATGGCCACAACCATCCGGCCCTGAAGGAAGCGCTGATCGAGTACATTCAGCGTGACGGCATTGCCCATGGCCTGGACATGCACACCGATGCCAAGGCGCAGTTTCTGAGCGCGCTGCAAAGCATCATTCTCAAGCCCCGTGGTCTGGATCACGTGGCCCAGTTCACCGGCCCCACCGGCACCAACGCGGTGGAAGCGGCCATGAAACTGGCGCGCAAGGTCACCGGCCGTGAAAACATCGTGGCCTTTACCAATGGGTTCCATGGCGTGAGCCTGGGGGCCCTGGCCGCCACCGGCAACCAGCACCACCGCGGTGGCGCCGGCACCGTGCTGGCCAACGTGACCCGTCTGCCCTACGACGGTTACGCCGGCACCGGCGAAGACAGCCTGGTTCTGTTTGAAGCCATGTTGAACGACAACTCCAGCGGCCTCGACAAGCCTGCCGCCGTGTTGTTTGAAGTGGTGCAGGGTGAAGGCGGTCTGAACGCCGCCTCCGTGACCTGGCTGCAGCGTCTGGAAAAAATCTGCCGCAAGCACGACATTCTGTTGATTGCCGATGACATTCAGGCCGGCTGCGGCCGTACCGGCACCTTCTTCAGCTTTGAGCCGGCCGGCATCAAGCCGGACATCATTACCCTGTCCAAGTCCCTGAGCGGCATGGGCCTGCCCTTTGCGCTGGTGCTGCTGCGTCCGGATCTGGATCAGTGGGAGCCGGGTGAGCACAACGGCACCTTCCGGGGCAACAACCATGCCTTTATTACCGCTCGCAAGGCGCTGGAAACCTTCTGGCAGGATGATGACTTTGCCGCCGGTGTCCGAGCCAAGGGCGAACTGGTCACCCGCCGCCTGCAAACGCTGGTCGACAAGTACCCGCAGTTGTTTGAGCGGGTGAAGGGGCGCGGCCTGATGCAGGGCATTGCCTGCGTTAACGGCGACATTGCCGATGACATTACCAGCCGTGCCTTTGAGCGGGGCCTGGTGATTGAAACCGCCGGCCCCGATGACGAAGTGGTCAAGTGCCTGTGCCCGCTCATCATTACCGAAGCCGAGCTGACCCAGGGGCTGGACTGGCTGGAGCAGGCCATTGTTGAGGTGGCCGCCAAACGCCTGAAAAAAGCGTCGTAA